Genomic DNA from candidate division WOR-3 bacterium:
GTCTGGATTGCCGCCCATGCCCTGCGCTTCATACCGGTCCCAGATATTGGTCATTCCGTCCTGTTTTATCTTTTCATACAGTTTGTGCACGGATTCATGATGTGAAATCCTTTCTTTTTCCATTACTACTCCTTGTTCTTTATGTTTCTATTTTTGTTGTTACACACGTCATACAGCGTGTAATTATTGAAAAACGAATCGAGCTGTTTCTTCAACTCTCGCCAGCATTCCTGCATCGGGCAAAGTGCATTTTGAGAACAATACTTGTCGGCCTTACCCAAAACGCACTGAACCGGTGCTGTGGATTCACCAACCGCCCCGAGGACTTCTTTTAGTCTTATGTCCTTCGGATCACGCGCCAAAAAAAAGCCGCCACCAGGGCCTTTCTTGCCCTTGATCAATTTTGCCCGTCGTAGCCTGAACAATATCTGCTCAAGATACTTGGGTTTTACGCGCTGGCGCCTGGCAATAACCGCAAGCGACAGTGCCTGGTCTTCAGGCTGTTGAGCAAGTTCCACGAGCGCCCTCAGGGCGTACCTGGTCCTTGTTGTCAGTTTCACGCTATATCTTACTAAAAAAGTAAGGTATTGTCAAGAGGGTAATAAGTGTCGGTGCTTGACAAGAATATGTCCAAGTCTATAATTGTCCATCACAAGGAGAGTATATGAAAGTATGCAAACTTGTAACTATTGCTGGTCTATTGATAGCCAGCACACTGTATGCTGCAGACTTCCGGCTAATTGCTAACCCACCTGCCCGATCGTTTTCATCCATGGTTGCTGACACTGTGCATGATCAGATGATACTATTCGGAGGATGGAGCGTTGGAATGCCCGGCGGCCAAGTCTTCAATGATGTCTGGGCATTAGATACAGAGAACGAAACATGGCGCCTGATCGAACCATCTGGTTCGGCACCCGCAGCGCGTATTGATCCTGCGGCCATTTTCAATACAACCGGAAATGAGATGCTCATATTTGGTGGGCGCGATGACTACTACAATTACTTCAACGATATCTGGTCCTTATCATTGACCCCGGGTTCAGAAGCATGGACGCAGTTGAATCCATCGGGAACCCCACCATCACCAAGGCTCGGCGCAAAGGCAGTAGTTGACCCGGTCAATAATCGGATGATCATATTTGGAGGCACCACGAGTATCAGCGGCTTCGATGAAACCTGGGCGCTTGATCTTAACACGTATACCTGGTCTCTATTGGATCCAGCAGGAACAAAACCTCCGGCAAGACAAGCCCATTGCGCCATCTACGATCCGAACGGACATAGAATGATCATCTATGCGGGCAGCAACTGGGGAGCGCCCGTTATGAACGATGTCTGGTCGCTCGATCTGACATACGGTAGTGAAGCGTGGCAACAGCTTTTTCCCGGCGGCCAGCAACCTGGACCAAGGACCCAACACTTCGGCATCTATGATCAATACAACAATGACATGGTCATGGGATTCGGCTATGATTATCCTGGCTACATTATTCATTATGATGATGTATGGATCCTGGAACTGACCTCGTTGACCTGGCAAAGAATCATTCCACAAACAACTACTGTCGACGTACGTAGAGCATCGAGTGCCGCCTATGATCCAAATGAGCATAGGGTTATCATTTTTGGCGGCAATCAATACAACAGCGTGTATTTTGGTGATACATATGAACTTACTCTGGACATGGTTGGCGTATCGAATAGCCCCAAGGATTACATACAAGATAATACATATATCACCATCCTGCGAAATCCATCGAAATTGCCCTGTCAAATCACGTTACATGTCCCGT
This window encodes:
- a CDS encoding Rrf2 family transcriptional regulator yields the protein MKLTTRTRYALRALVELAQQPEDQALSLAVIARRQRVKPKYLEQILFRLRRAKLIKGKKGPGGGFFLARDPKDIRLKEVLGAVGESTAPVQCVLGKADKYCSQNALCPMQECWRELKKQLDSFFNNYTLYDVCNNKNRNIKNKE